The Paenibacillus beijingensis nucleotide sequence CCCACTTCGGATGCGTCAATAACGTTCTTGATCAAACGAAGAACCGCCGGATGGAAGTAGTCGTACAGCCCTGCCACCCGCTCGTTCATCCGGTCGACCGCAACCGTATATTGGACAAGATCGTTCGTGCCGATGCTGAAAAAGTCCACTTCGCGGGCAAAACGGTCCGCCTGCAGCGCCGCCGACGGGATCTCGACCATAATGCCGAGGCCTACGCGTTCGGCCATCGCCACGCCTTCCGCGGCAAGCGAGGCGCGTGCTTCCTCGAACAGCGCTTTCGCTTCCCGCCACTCCCGCAGCCCCGAAATCATCGGGAACATGACGTTGATCTTGCCGTGGGCGCTCGCGCGCAAAATCGCGCGCAGCTGCGTCATAAACAGCTCCTTGCGGTCCAGACAGAGCCGGATCGCACGGTACCCGAGAAACGGGTTCATCTCTTCCGGCAGATCCATATAAGGCAGTTCCTTGTCGCCGCCGATGTCCAGCGTACGGATAACAACCGGACGTCCCTGCATCGCTTCGGTAACCGCTTTGTACGCCTCGTACTGCGTCTGCTCATCCGGCATCTCGCTGCGGCTCATGAACAGAAACTCGGTCCGGTACAAGCCGACCGCTTCCGCGCCTTGCGCAACGAGGTCGGCCGCCTCTTCCGGCGTTCCGATATTGGCGGCGATTTCTGCCCGGAAGCCGTCGCGTGTGATCGCTTCCTTATCGGCGAACGCCTGCAGCTTGCGCTGTTCTTCGGCCTGCGCTTCCATCGCCGCGAGATAAGCGGCTACTGTCGCTTCAGACGGATTCACGACACATTCTCCCGCTCCGCCGTCGATCGCAACCGTATCGCCGTTTTCGATGCCGTCGATTCCCGCCCCTGCGCCGAGAACGGCCGGAATGCCGAGCGAATTCGCCAGAATAGCGGTATGCGACGTTTTGCCGCCGATTCGGGTCACAAAACCAAGCACATACTTTTTGTTCA carries:
- the ptsP gene encoding phosphoenolpyruvate--protein phosphotransferase, coding for MNAGTASEEAGVMTEERKFNGLGVSEGSRIGKAFVYNPVTLDAVEERKTDSPDKETDRLRVAKERSLEDLEKLVEHTRQTVGEEKAVILKGQISMLADPSFYPQMEQKIAAESWAAEAAVRIVAEQTAALFESMASEYMRERAADIRDVAARLLTHLIGAGGGKLSDISEEVILIADDLSPSDTVQLNKKYVLGFVTRIGGKTSHTAILANSLGIPAVLGAGAGIDGIENGDTVAIDGGAGECVVNPSEATVAAYLAAMEAQAEEQRKLQAFADKEAITRDGFRAEIAANIGTPEEAADLVAQGAEAVGLYRTEFLFMSRSEMPDEQTQYEAYKAVTEAMQGRPVVIRTLDIGGDKELPYMDLPEEMNPFLGYRAIRLCLDRKELFMTQLRAILRASAHGKINVMFPMISGLREWREAKALFEEARASLAAEGVAMAERVGLGIMVEIPSAALQADRFAREVDFFSIGTNDLVQYTVAVDRMNERVAGLYDYFHPAVLRLIKNVIDASEVGGKWTGMCGSMAGDPLAAPLLVGLGLHEWSMAPSRMRRIKEVVTKLDRSSCQALVERVLDMDTAEEVRRELELFQAEASE